A single Dreissena polymorpha isolate Duluth1 chromosome 14, UMN_Dpol_1.0, whole genome shotgun sequence DNA region contains:
- the LOC127858483 gene encoding uncharacterized protein LOC127858483 encodes MEEIQQHLKDTHSDQARDNPLGSCPRIEPVPEPTIPLNIKEPTMKEVSDVVKKARSGSAPGPNGIPYKVYKMCPMLLRRLWTLLKVIWRKGKVPDCWQQAEEIFTPKEKGSKHVTEFRTISLLNVEGKIFFAVLARRMTTFLTTNQYIDTSIIREAKVNANDLTVVWLDLANAYGSIPHKLIEEAMKHYHIPEHIQGIINGYFDGIQLRFSIGDQTTPWQRLEKGIVTGCTISVVLFVMGMNLIINAAKRETRGPKTASALQDTVTWARMKFKPKKSRSLIIKKGKVTKRFTLQVQGEDIPSIIDSPVKCLGKWYDASLKDTNNITRVKNQLQDGLKLIDQTGLPGKFKAWLYQHGLLPRLMWPLMLYEIATTTVEGFERVINRHLRRWLGVPPSFTSIGLYGRTNQLQLPMTSLVEEFKVAKGRLVVTLKESSDDMIWKAGIETRTGRKWSASQAVAQAESRLRHKGIVGTTAIGRQGLGSSKPQRWSTAGKKERSQMVQYEIRLSEEEDRRARAVGMGGQCAWTQWQTTERHLTWVDIWHYEPLRLKFLLRSVYDLLPSPVNLHRWGLVEDPKCQLCDKPGTMQHTLSSCQTALTQGRYRWRHDTVLKELADILERERRKTRPTNKKAVPTIKFVKEGQTAKKARTAATSILDESERWEMKVDLGKQLVFPDIVHTTQRPDIVKWSPKDKKLVMIELTVPWETRCDEAYERKMGKYTELQEQCKSRGWSAWLFPVEIGCRGFPAQSVWRMLSNIGIKGGDRKRAAGRLRQAAEKASNWLWMMREEKSWTLNH; translated from the exons ATGGAAGAGATACAACAGCATCTAAAGGACACACACTCCGATCAAGCAAGAGATAATCCATTAGGAAGCTGTCCAAGAATTGAACCAGTCCCAGAACCCACAATTCCACTAAACATAAAAGAACCCACAATGAAGGAAGTATCTGATGTAGTGAAGAAAGCAAGAAGCGGCTCCGCACCAGGACCAAACGGTATACCCTATAAAGTATACAAGATGTGCCCGATGCTACTACGAAGACTATGGACCCTACTTAAGGTGATATGGAGGAAAGGAAAAGTCCCAGATTGTTGGCAACAGGCAGAGGAAATATTTACTCCAAAGGAAAAAGGCTCCAAACATGTGACCGAATTCCGAACCATTTCACTGTTGAATGTGGAGGGGAAAATATTCTTCGCTGTCCTGGCAAGACGAATGACCACGTTCCTGACAACCAATCAGTACATTGACACATCA ATCATCCGTGAAGCAAAGGTGAACGCCAATGACCTCACAGTCGTCTGGTTAGACCTCGCCAACGCCTATGGCTCCATACCACACAAGCTTATTGAAGAAGCAATGAAGCACTATCATATCCCAGAGCATATACAGGGTATCATAAATGGCTACTTTGATGGCATACAGCTTCGATTCTCAATCGGTGACCAGACAACGCCATGGCAGAGGTTAGAGAAGGGGATAGTAACTGGCTGCACCATCTCAGTGGTACTATTCGTGATGGGCATGAACTTGATCATCAATGCCGCGAAGAGGGAAACCAGAGGACCAAAAACAGCGTCAG CCCTACAGGACACGGTCACATGGGCACGAATGAAGTTCAAACCCAAGAAGTCAAGGAGCCTGATTATCAAGAAGGGAAAGGTCACCAAAAGATTCACTCTACAGGTACAAGGGGAAGACATTCCATCCATTATTGACAGTCCAGTCAAGTGCCTCGGCAAGTGGTACGACGCCAGCCTGAAGGACACTAATAACATCACTAGAGTCAAAAACCAGCTCCAAGATGGCCTGAAGCTTATAGACCAGACAGGACTCCCGGGCAAGTTTAAGGCATGGCTCTACCAACATGGGTTACTACCTAGGCTTATGTGGCCCCTTATGCTGTACGAGATAGCTACAACCACTGTAGAAGGATTCGAGAGAGTGATCAACCGGCATCTCCGGAGATGGCTTGGTGTCCCTCCTAGTTTCACCAGCATTGGACTGTATGGCAGAACCAACCAACTTCAACTCCCAATGACCTCACTAGTTGAAGAGTTCAAGGTTGCCAAAGGAAGACTGGTGGTAACCCTCAAAGAGTCATCAGATGACATGATATGGAAGGCAGGCATCGAGACACGCACAGGGCGAAAGTGGTCAGCAAGCCAGGCAGTCGCCCAGGCAGAAAGCAGGCTACGACACAAAGGCATCGTAGGCACCACAGCTATAGGAAGACAAGGCCTGGGCAGTTCAAAACCACAACGCTGGAGCACTGCCGGTAAGAAAGAAAGAAGCCAAATGGTCCAGTATGAGATCAGGCTTTCAGAAGAGGAAGACAGGCGCGCCAGAGCAGTCGGGATGGGAGGGCAGTGCGCATGGACACAATGGCAGACCACAGAAAGACACCTGACATGGGTAGACATTTGGCACTACGAACCACTACGACTCAAATTCCTACTGAGATCCGTATATGATCTGCTGCCATCTCCAGTCAATCTACACAGATGGGGGTTAGTGGAAGACCCAAAGTGCCAGCTGTGCGACAAACCAGGAACCATGCAGCACACCCTCTCATCTTGCCAGACAGCGCTAACACAAGGCCGCTACAGATGGAGGCACGACACAGTCCTCAAGGAGCTAGCAGACATACTAGAGCGGGAGAGAAGGAAGACAAGACCTACCAACAAGAAGGCAGTACCAACAATCAAATTCgtcaaggaaggacaaactgccaAGAAGGCAAGAACCGCAGCAACATCTATCCTTGATGAATCAGAGCGTTGGGAGATGAAGGTCGACCTAGGAAAACAGCTGGTATTCCCAGACATAGTCCATACCACACAGAGACCAGACATAGTTAAATGGTCTCCCAAGGACAAGAAACTGGTGATGATAGAACTCACTGTACCCTGGGAGACTAGGTGTGATGAGGCCTACGAGCGGAAAATGGGAAAGTACACTGAGCTACAAGAACAGTGTAAAAGTCGCGGTTGGAGTGCCTGGCTGTTCCCCGTTGAAATAGGGTGCAGAGGATTTCCAGCCCAATCAGTATGGAGAATGCTCAGCAACATTGGGATCAAGGGAGGTGACAGGAAGAGGGCTGCAGGCAGACTTAGACAAGCTGCAGAAAAAGCATCCAACTGGCTGTGGATGAtgcgagaggagaagagctggacgcTAAACCACTGA